A segment of the Meles meles chromosome 4, mMelMel3.1 paternal haplotype, whole genome shotgun sequence genome:
ggaccccgggatcatgacctgagccgaagacagaggctttaacccaggcaccctactgaTATTATTTGAAGATGTTTACATTTGTGTGGCTTTATCATTACctattactaattttttaagtataattttatattaccAAAGATTTGACTTACTGAAGTCTTGCTGGTGGTTTACAGAATGGAGTGAGGGTTTGACCTTCACATCTGGACTTAAGTTATCTCTGATTTAATGTTTCAGGGTTATTAGATGATCTTTGAGGATAGAAATTCATTCTGAAGATGAACCCACAGTGGAATATATCAACATAATTGAAAACatgtaagtattttattattttattatagtaaGGTTGgacatgcaataaatatttggtgaacaaATTTAATCTGTTCATTGCAAATAGGTATTATAAATTACatacagttttattataaaagaaacacAATATTTGAAGAGTTAGAATTGCATATATCAACATTGATTTGTTCATAGATATTGGAAATATTCAGCACACTCATAGGAGTGCTTTTGTCCCACAAACCCTCAGATTCCCAGCCTCCTCTACCCCCCACACACTTATAATAACCCTGATACTGGCACTTTGAGTATGGCATGTTAAATGCATGGGAAGTGAAGAATTGAGGAAATAATACACATAATTCAAGCAAAACAAGATGTCTTAgccatgcttatttatttatttcagaataaaacgGAGGTACTTATTTTAGCCTGACTAATCACCTGAATCATTATCTTAATTCTTCATTTTGCTTTGCATGTGTAGACCTCAACAATgactaaagaataaaacaaagaacagaaaccATTCCCTTCAACACCCAAACCTCAATTCCCTAATTAGGACTATATTTCCTCTTGATGAGAGTTGAGTGTTTATAGCATTATATTGACGTGCTTTATCAAAACAGATAGCTTCTGTTTGTTGTACGTATAAATTTTAAGTTATGAAACATATTACTTTTCATTTAtcaattattttcctttgaatatataatTCCAGGGATGTTTAACTGTATAAATTAAGTGCTTTAAATAATCATCATCATAAATTTCCTAGGAGAAATCAGTGCCCTTTTTTCCCTGGAAAGTGTCTCATTGCCAGTGCATTTGAGTTTCCAAAAGGAATATCAAATGTTTTTATTAGATGGGCATTtctatattttgatatatttaattaaaaatcctTATTTGAGATCTATTACTTTTCAGagtaattgtttaaaaaagaaaattgttactgtattagtataagaaaaaattttggaggaaaaataaGTTATGCTTTAGAATATGTTTTATTGTTACGTGTTATCAATTGCAATAAAGTTTGCACTTCATAACAGGTGATATATGATTGTCAAAAAACAGTAGTTACCATCATACTAAGGATGTGGATATACTTGATTTTTGACTACTCAAATTGGAATGGGGATTATTTGTGtataaatgcatttaatacacatGAGATCATAATGCCCAAAGCAAGTCATTTCTATTCCTAATGCAAGTGACAGAGTACAATCTATATATCCTTTATACTTTCATCTCAATTTAAATGCAGCCATAAAGTAAGTTCTCATGCCTGACGTACTTACAGTGTCTGGCAGGACTCTATAAAACACTTTGATTGTATTCCAGAGTTTGAGCCAAAAGCAGGTATTAGACATAACTGGTGGAAGTCTTACTAAACATTGTCACATTCCTTCGCTTCTCTGTGTGTGGCACACAATAACTAGGGGCTGGATATCTGTGCCTTTGCTTCTTTCTGTTGCAACAGCAGAACCCACAGAGCAGACCCCCTGCAATGAAGAGGACAGCGGTGCTCGCCCAGCCAAGGAAAAGGGCTGCTCCCAGCTCTCGTTTCTGACCCACGTGGATGGCTGGGTTGTAGAAATCCCTGATGATGATGTTGGCTGTCCAGCACACAGGAATCAGAACGAAGATGCCAGTCAGGATGAAGAGGATCCCCGAAGTCCCCAGAAGGTACGCTTTGGCCTTCTCATTAGAGCCCGTGCACTGAATCTGCTTCATGCCACAGATGCCAAGGAGCAGAGCAATGAAGGAGAGAGCAACTGCCACACACATGAGGGCGCGTGCTGCTTCTAGGACAGGTGGGAGCGCCAACAAAGAACTATAGAATTTGCACTGCAACCGAACCTTGGCTTGTCGAATGCAGTTCATCCAAAGCCCTTCCCAGAGCCTTTCAAAAACAATAATGTTGCTGCCAATAAAAGCTGATACCCTCCACTGAGGCAGAAGCGTTGTGGCAAGAGTCCCAACCACGCCAAGGAACCCAAGAACCAGACCAGCAATCTGCAGGGGATAAAATGCCATCGCCTCTCCTTTGAAGACTGAGCCAATCTGGAAGGGTAGAAGCTGCTCGAATTCCTGAACTTGGAGGAGGCCTCTGAGTCTACAGCAGTCTCTGAAGAGGTTCTCCACGGTTACTGCCCAGAACACTTTAGTTGAAATCAGCAACAGTGAGTGAACTCAGCCTGACTAGAAGTACCTGTTGTAAATGCATGCTGCCTTTCTACACAGACATTCATCTCTGTATGGATTGTTTACTAGTCATATATAATTGTTTCCCAGCCAATAAGAAGGTAGCCAGAGGTGTGTCAAGAAATACTGCATTCAACTTTGGTATTCCTCTTATTATTATTGTCTTAGCAGTGTTGTAATTAAGGGTCAGAGCTCCCATTGTAGGTTGCTAATTACAGAGTTGAAAACTTCCTGTTGGAAAAgcactctgaaaaaaaaaggcataaatatatatattaagtcaCCACTGGAGACAGCACGAAAACCTTGCTAGTTCTTTGGAGAGTAATTGAGAAACACTTTGCACTTTGGATGATCTATTGCTTTCTTCTAATCTAAGCCACTTTTCTTTAGTGAGGTTAGTCAATTCTGGTTTTAATAAAGACTTCTGGATATGAAGCAATGTTTAGGTATAGTTTTAAGACATCTGCTATAACCATTGATGCTTTATAAAATGAAGAGtcctaagaaaaaaattcagatttcagtttattccttttttaaagatttttttttatttgacagaaaagtgTATGGGCATCAGCaggagggaaggaacagagggagagggagaagcaagctcccccctgagcagggagccttatgtggagcttgatcctaggaccctgagatcatgacctgagctgaaggcagatgcttaaatgactgagccatccagaggcCCCAAGATTTCAGTTTATTCTTAAGAttcagaaaagaagaacaaaaagaagcaGTCCTTGTAATTGAATTTACTGGTAATTATTATATTTGTCAAGTAACACTGtctccagggggaaaaaaaaaatgtctcgtATATAAACATTCATTAGATATTTGTTCAATGGCATCTTGAAATATATCACATTTATCAAAGCTACAAATGCATACTCCATTTTTATAGAACAATTAAAAGAAGCTCTTTGGACTAGCTATGCAATCACTTAATTTCTGATAATAGAAAACCTTTTAGAAATAGaaggtattggggcgcctgggtggctcagtggtttaagccgctgccttcggctcaggtcatgatctcagggtcctgggatcgagtcccgcgttgggctctctgctcggcagggagcctgcttccctctcactctctctgcctgcctctctgcctacttgtgatctctctctgtcaaataaataaataaaatctttaaaaaaaaaaagaaatagaaggtattTTCAGAGTTATCAGACTTAAGTCTCTCATTTGCCAAATGCAGAATGTGAGGTCTTCAGAGTGCCTAGCTAGGCTAGCTATGTGGTAACGATGTAGAAAGAAATCCAGTCTCTATCTTACCATGCTTATGCCCCTGACTAATCGActcaaaagggagagggagagatgctTTTTCAAGCCTTTTCATATGAATGGGATTGAGCCTGAAATTAATTCTACCTTTCAGtagttttataaataatttgcaaacCAAGCAAAATTCAACAGAGGCAGTTTCAAAGTTCAAGAATCAAGTTGTCATCCTTGACTGCCACTTCCCCATCACTGCCCAGAGACCACAGGTTCTTAATGTGGGAAGCGTGgaccttccccccccctttttttttcacattctatCACAAGGAATCCATTTCAGGGAAGAAAACTATTCAAAAAGGAGCACACCACACATATTCCAGCTGGGAGACATTACGATTTGCAACACGTCCACCGTCTTAATCATCCACAGTCCAAGAGCCAATGGAAGGTCCTATACAATCCAGATTTAAAGAGCCCATTAATTGAATAGGAAATATGGAAACCATTGAGTTTTTAAGATGGGTTCTATCTACCTATTATCTATCAATCACCTATCTTTGTTTTTGCTGCTGTATTAATACCATTCTAGACCAAGTGAGAACTCCTTCTTTGAGGAATATGAATCATTGAGGAAACAAATGACTTCTGAGTAGTTCATAGTTTCTTAACACCAGCTCAGAAGGCAGGGTTTTCTCCGCCTTTGTTCTAGCTTACTGAAACTCAAGATTGTCCAGTCTCAACCTGAAGGAATTTGACAACATTAC
Coding sequences within it:
- the CLDN17 gene encoding claudin-17, whose product is MAFYPLQIAGLVLGFLGVVGTLATTLLPQWRVSAFIGSNIIVFERLWEGLWMNCIRQAKVRLQCKFYSSLLALPPVLEAARALMCVAVALSFIALLLGICGMKQIQCTGSNEKAKAYLLGTSGILFILTGIFVLIPVCWTANIIIRDFYNPAIHVGQKRELGAALFLGWASTAVLFIAGGLLCGFCCCNRKKQRHRYPAPSYCVPHTEKRRNVTMFSKTSTSYV